Proteins co-encoded in one Streptomyces roseochromogenus subsp. oscitans DS 12.976 genomic window:
- a CDS encoding Gfo/Idh/MocA family protein — MRIGVIGTGRIGTLHARTLSRHRDVGSLILTDADPARAQGLAHRLGETAAPGVDEIFTWGVDAVVITTATPAHAELIGRAARSGLPVFCEKPIALDLPATLAALAEVETAGTILQMGFQRRFDAGYAGAREAVRAGRLGRLHTVRAMTCDQSPPPAEWLALSGGLFRDTLIHDFDVLRWVTGREVADVYATGSDGGPAMFREAGDVGTGAALLTLDDGTLATATATRLNGAGYDVRMELAGERDTVVVGLDDRTPLASTEPTGPPPADKPWEGFLERFGPAYEAELNAFVDVVLGERPNPCDGHEALQALRVAEACEVSRRERRPVALAEIPDRVRAS; from the coding sequence ATGCGCATCGGGGTCATCGGTACGGGCCGCATCGGCACCCTTCACGCGAGAACGCTCAGCCGCCACCGAGACGTCGGATCGCTGATCCTGACGGACGCGGATCCGGCGCGTGCGCAAGGGCTGGCGCACCGGCTGGGCGAGACGGCGGCACCGGGGGTGGACGAGATCTTCACGTGGGGCGTGGACGCGGTGGTGATCACCACGGCGACGCCGGCCCATGCGGAGCTGATCGGGCGGGCGGCGCGCTCGGGTCTGCCGGTCTTCTGCGAGAAGCCGATCGCGCTCGATCTGCCGGCCACGCTCGCCGCGCTCGCCGAGGTGGAGACGGCGGGAACGATCCTGCAGATGGGGTTCCAGCGGCGTTTCGACGCGGGATACGCGGGCGCCCGCGAGGCCGTGCGTGCGGGGCGGCTCGGGCGGCTGCACACCGTACGCGCGATGACCTGCGACCAGTCCCCTCCCCCGGCCGAGTGGCTGGCGCTGTCCGGCGGGCTGTTCCGGGACACGCTCATCCACGACTTCGACGTGCTGCGGTGGGTGACGGGGCGTGAGGTGGCCGACGTGTACGCCACCGGGTCGGACGGCGGGCCCGCGATGTTCCGTGAGGCCGGCGACGTCGGCACGGGCGCGGCGCTGCTCACCCTGGACGACGGCACGCTCGCCACGGCCACGGCGACGCGGCTGAACGGGGCCGGGTACGACGTGCGCATGGAGCTGGCCGGGGAGCGGGACACGGTCGTGGTGGGCCTGGACGACCGTACGCCGCTCGCGTCCACCGAGCCGACGGGGCCGCCGCCCGCGGACAAGCCGTGGGAGGGCTTCCTGGAGCGGTTCGGGCCCGCGTACGAGGCCGAGCTGAACGCCTTCGTGGACGTGGTGCTGGGCGAGCGTCCCAACCCGTGCGACGGCCACGAGGCCCTGCAGGCCCTGCGGGTGGCCGAGGCCTGCGAGGTCTCCCGACGGGAGCGGCGCCCGGTGGCCCTGGCTGAGATCCCCGACCGGGTACGGGCGTCGTAG
- a CDS encoding ribonuclease domain-containing protein produces the protein MRFPPRATRIGAAAALLSALLVGGTVSATTADAAADSVGSICYNDLPSQAHDTLDLIAQGGPYPYSQDGTVFSNREGVLPSQSYGYYHEYTVVTPGSPTRGARRIVTGEQSQEDYYTADHYATFDLVDFSC, from the coding sequence ATGAGATTCCCCCCACGCGCCACTCGTATCGGCGCCGCAGCAGCGCTCCTGTCCGCCCTCCTCGTGGGCGGCACCGTCTCCGCCACCACGGCGGACGCCGCGGCCGACTCGGTCGGCAGCATCTGCTACAACGACCTGCCGTCGCAGGCCCACGACACCCTGGACCTGATCGCCCAGGGCGGCCCGTACCCGTACTCGCAGGACGGCACCGTCTTCTCGAACAGGGAAGGCGTCCTGCCCAGCCAGTCGTACGGGTACTACCACGAGTACACGGTCGTCACCCCCGGCTCTCCCACCCGCGGTGCCCGACGCATCGTCACCGGTGAGCAGAGCCAGGAGGACTACTACACCGCCGACCACTACGCCACGTTCGACCTGGTCGACTTCAGCTGCTGA
- a CDS encoding DUF5955 family protein — MLRSLGQRPVTGSYEDPRVAELRTAVSRLRRELAALPSEFPDRAIAEDELAALAAMASGGSPEIPRLRNSLLLIAGAIGSVSALARGLSGVREAVNLFGEPTQRG, encoded by the coding sequence GTGTTGCGGAGCTTGGGGCAGAGACCGGTGACCGGCAGCTACGAGGACCCGAGAGTGGCGGAACTGCGGACCGCGGTGTCCCGGCTGCGCCGCGAACTGGCCGCGCTCCCGTCCGAGTTCCCCGACCGCGCCATCGCCGAGGACGAACTGGCCGCGCTCGCGGCGATGGCCTCCGGCGGCTCGCCGGAGATCCCGCGCTTGCGCAACTCCCTGTTACTGATCGCGGGAGCGATCGGTTCGGTGAGCGCCTTGGCGAGGGGCCTGAGCGGGGTCCGGGAAGCGGTCAACCTCTTCGGGGAACCGACACAGCGGGGCTGA
- a CDS encoding cytochrome P450 family protein — MERIDLGEYGDELRRDPHAVYARLREQGPVHLVRPPGAEEDYASWLVVGYEEARAALADPRLSKDGSKIDLRFLDEDLIGPNLLTVDPPQHTRLRGLVARAFTMRRVERLRPRVQQITDDLLDEVLPAGRADLIGALAYPLAITVICELLGVPEIDRDEFRGLSSEVVAPTNSQTEYDATVRLAEYLRELIEDKRRSGPADDLLSDLIRTTAEDGDRLSPEELRGMAYLLLIAGHETTVNLIGNGVLALLTHPGQLAALRADMGLLDGAIEEMLRYDGPVETATFRYAAEPLEIAGVPIKQGDHVMVGLTAAQRDAARYAEPDRFDIHRDPRGHLAFGHGIHFCLGAPLARLEGRTAIATLLRRAPALTLDGHPTNWLPGLLMRGVRTLPVRW, encoded by the coding sequence ATGGAACGGATCGATCTGGGGGAGTACGGCGACGAACTGCGCCGCGATCCGCACGCGGTGTACGCCCGGCTGCGCGAGCAGGGCCCGGTACACCTCGTCCGGCCACCGGGCGCCGAGGAGGACTACGCGAGCTGGCTCGTCGTCGGGTACGAGGAGGCCCGCGCCGCACTCGCCGACCCGCGCCTGTCCAAGGACGGCAGCAAAATCGACCTGCGGTTCCTCGACGAGGACCTGATCGGCCCGAACCTGCTGACCGTCGACCCACCGCAGCACACCCGCCTGCGCGGCCTCGTCGCCCGCGCGTTCACGATGCGGCGGGTGGAGCGGCTGCGCCCGCGCGTCCAGCAGATCACCGACGACCTGCTGGACGAGGTACTGCCGGCCGGCCGGGCCGACCTCATCGGCGCCCTCGCCTACCCGCTGGCCATCACCGTCATCTGCGAGCTGCTCGGTGTCCCGGAGATCGACCGCGACGAGTTCCGCGGATTGTCGTCGGAGGTGGTCGCACCGACCAACTCGCAGACCGAGTACGACGCCACGGTCCGGCTCGCCGAGTATCTGAGGGAGCTGATCGAGGACAAGCGGCGCTCCGGTCCGGCCGACGACCTGCTCAGCGACCTGATCCGCACCACAGCCGAGGACGGCGACCGGCTCTCGCCGGAGGAACTGCGCGGCATGGCCTACCTGCTGCTGATCGCAGGCCATGAGACCACGGTCAACCTCATCGGCAACGGCGTCCTGGCCCTGCTCACCCACCCCGGCCAACTCGCCGCCCTGCGCGCCGACATGGGCCTGCTGGACGGCGCGATCGAGGAGATGCTGCGCTACGACGGCCCGGTGGAGACCGCCACGTTCCGCTATGCCGCCGAGCCTCTGGAGATCGCCGGCGTCCCCATCAAGCAGGGCGACCACGTGATGGTCGGCCTCACCGCGGCCCAGCGGGACGCCGCCCGCTACGCAGAACCGGACCGCTTCGACATCCACCGCGACCCCCGCGGTCACCTCGCCTTCGGCCATGGCATCCACTTCTGCCTGGGCGCCCCCCTGGCCCGCCTGGAGGGCCGCACGGCCATAGCCACCCTCCTGCGCCGAGCCCCCGCCCTCACCCTCGACGGCCACCCCACCAACTGGCTCCCCGGCCTCCTGATGAGAGGCGTACGCACCCTGCCGGTCCGCTGGTAG
- a CDS encoding IclR family transcriptional regulator: protein MPTSSASTTDSAKPSAGGGVQSLERAFDLLERMADAGGEVGLSELSATSGLPLPTIHRLMRTLVACGYVRQQPNRRYALGPRLIRLGESASRLLGTWARPYLARLVEETGETANMALLDGDEIVYVAQVPSKHSMRMFTEVGRRVLPHSTGVGKALLAGVPDDDVRALLARTGMPAATEKTITTPEGFLAALEDVRRTGYAVDDNEQEIGVRCLAVSVPESPTAAAISISGPAGRVTEAATDKIVPVLQQIALELSQALASSGA from the coding sequence GTGCCGACGTCCAGCGCCAGCACCACCGACTCCGCCAAGCCCTCCGCCGGGGGCGGTGTCCAGTCCCTGGAGCGCGCCTTCGACCTGCTCGAACGGATGGCGGACGCGGGCGGCGAGGTCGGTCTGAGCGAGCTGTCCGCGACCAGCGGGCTGCCGCTGCCGACCATCCACCGGCTGATGCGCACCCTGGTCGCCTGCGGCTACGTCCGCCAGCAGCCGAACCGGCGGTACGCGCTCGGCCCCCGGCTCATCCGGCTCGGCGAGTCGGCGTCCCGGCTGCTCGGCACGTGGGCGCGGCCGTATCTCGCCCGGCTGGTCGAGGAGACCGGCGAGACCGCGAACATGGCGCTGCTCGACGGCGACGAGATCGTGTACGTGGCGCAGGTGCCGTCGAAGCACTCGATGCGGATGTTCACCGAGGTGGGCCGGCGGGTGCTGCCGCACTCGACCGGAGTGGGCAAGGCGCTGCTGGCCGGGGTGCCCGACGACGACGTGCGGGCCCTGCTGGCGCGTACCGGGATGCCCGCGGCCACGGAGAAGACCATCACCACGCCCGAGGGGTTCCTGGCCGCGCTGGAGGATGTACGACGCACCGGGTACGCCGTCGACGACAACGAGCAGGAGATCGGCGTGCGGTGCCTCGCGGTGTCCGTGCCCGAGTCTCCGACGGCTGCGGCGATTTCGATCTCCGGGCCCGCTGGACGGGTTACCGAAGCCGCGACCGACAAGATCGTGCCGGTACTGCAGCAGATCGCCCTTGAGCTGTCTCAGGCCTTGGCGAGTTCTGGCGCCTGA
- a CDS encoding GntR family transcriptional regulator — protein MDPTVSLDLRVDRSSPVPLYFQLSQQLEAAIEHGNLTPGSLLGNEIELAARLGLSRPTVRQAIQSLVDKGLLVRRRGVGTQVVHSQVKRPLELSSLYDDLEAAGQRPATKVLVNTVLPAGAAVAAALGVPEGSDVHRIERLRLAHGEPMAYLINHLPTGLLDLDTGQLEATGLYRLMRSAGITLHSARQSIGARAATAAEAERLAESEGAPLLTMQRTTFDDTGRAVEFGDHIYRPTRYSFEFQLLVRP, from the coding sequence GTGGACCCGACTGTCTCGCTCGATCTCCGTGTGGACCGTAGCTCCCCGGTGCCGCTGTACTTCCAGCTCTCCCAGCAGCTGGAGGCCGCCATCGAGCACGGCAACCTCACCCCGGGCAGCCTGCTGGGCAACGAGATCGAGCTGGCCGCACGGCTCGGTCTGTCCCGGCCGACCGTCCGCCAGGCCATCCAGTCCCTCGTCGACAAGGGGCTCCTCGTGCGCCGCCGCGGCGTCGGTACGCAGGTGGTGCACAGCCAGGTCAAGCGCCCGCTGGAGCTGAGCAGCCTCTACGACGACCTGGAGGCGGCCGGTCAGCGCCCCGCGACCAAGGTGCTGGTCAACACCGTGCTGCCGGCCGGCGCCGCCGTCGCCGCCGCGCTCGGTGTCCCCGAGGGCAGTGATGTGCACCGCATCGAGCGGCTGCGCCTCGCCCACGGCGAGCCGATGGCATACCTGATCAACCACCTTCCGACGGGCCTGCTCGACCTGGACACCGGGCAGCTGGAGGCCACCGGCCTGTACCGGCTGATGCGCTCCGCCGGCATCACCCTGCACAGCGCCCGCCAGTCCATCGGCGCCCGCGCGGCCACGGCCGCCGAGGCCGAGCGGCTCGCCGAGTCCGAGGGCGCCCCGCTGCTCACCATGCAGCGCACCACCTTCGACGACACCGGCCGCGCGGTCGAGTTCGGCGACCACATCTACCGACCGACGCGCTACTCCTTCGAGTTCCAGCTGCTCGTCCGGCCCTGA
- a CDS encoding dihydrofolate reductase family protein yields the protein MGKLVSTIFVTLDGVYQAPGGPQEDTRGGFTHGGWSFVYGDEDFGRFVTEVFDRVGAFLLGRRTYDIFAGYWPKVTDPANPIAARLNARPKYVVSSTLQAPQWSGTTVIGGDLAKQVQALKERTDGELQVHGSGALVRSLIDLRLLDTLHLLTFPVVLGTGHRLFTEGTVPTGFRHTGGRVTGAGVSIQTYDLAGDPEYGSYELPEDASAG from the coding sequence ATGGGCAAGCTCGTCTCCACCATCTTCGTCACCCTCGACGGCGTGTACCAGGCGCCCGGCGGCCCCCAGGAGGACACCAGGGGCGGCTTCACCCACGGCGGCTGGAGCTTTGTGTACGGCGACGAGGACTTCGGCCGTTTCGTCACCGAGGTCTTCGACCGCGTCGGCGCCTTCCTGCTCGGCCGCCGTACGTACGACATCTTCGCCGGCTACTGGCCGAAGGTGACCGACCCGGCCAACCCGATCGCCGCCCGGCTCAACGCACGCCCGAAGTACGTCGTCTCCTCCACCCTCCAGGCCCCGCAGTGGTCCGGTACCACCGTGATCGGCGGCGACCTCGCCAAGCAGGTGCAGGCCCTGAAGGAGCGCACGGACGGCGAACTCCAGGTCCACGGCAGCGGCGCCCTGGTCCGCTCCCTGATCGACCTCCGGCTGCTGGACACCCTGCACCTGCTGACCTTCCCAGTCGTCCTCGGCACCGGCCACCGCCTGTTCACCGAGGGCACGGTCCCCACCGGCTTCCGGCACACCGGCGGCCGCGTCACGGGCGCGGGCGTCTCCATCCAGACCTACGACCTTGCAGGCGACCCCGAGTACGGCTCGTACGAACTCCCCGAAGACGCCTCGGCAGGTTAA
- a CDS encoding sensor histidine kinase, which translates to MASGAGVRRWMLPSALLHGLDPDSGPDGRPPRRTARDWVVDTSCFLLAVLLYLATAAALLQHPDVPEGLVILDVVLGALSCGTVWLRRRWPVGLAVAMVAVGFVSSTACGAAMVALFTLAVHRPFRYVAWIGGVDLALVPLYFWWRPDNDLPYAGSVVFAVLLAVSVIGWGMFVRSKRLLMLSLRERARRAETEARLRAEQAQRLAREAIAREMHDVLAHRLTLLSVHAGALEFRPDAPREEIVRAAGVIRESAHEALQDLREIIGVLRAGESEDTAGERRQPTLAALEALVAECREAGMKVALDHRVADPAAVPASVGRTAYRIAQEALTNARKHAPGAEVTLSLTGTPGDGLTLTVTNPPPTAEPTLVPGSGQGLIGLTERATLTGGRLEHGSTADGGFAVRAWLPWGQTGPTP; encoded by the coding sequence ATGGCGAGCGGGGCAGGAGTCCGCCGGTGGATGCTGCCCTCGGCCCTGCTCCACGGGCTCGACCCGGACTCCGGCCCCGACGGCCGGCCGCCCCGGCGCACCGCACGGGACTGGGTCGTCGACACTTCCTGCTTCCTGCTGGCCGTCCTGCTGTATCTCGCGACCGCCGCCGCCCTGCTCCAGCACCCGGACGTGCCCGAAGGTCTCGTCATCCTCGATGTGGTGCTCGGCGCCCTGTCCTGTGGGACCGTCTGGCTGCGCCGCCGCTGGCCGGTCGGCCTCGCCGTCGCGATGGTCGCCGTCGGCTTCGTGTCCTCCACGGCGTGCGGCGCCGCCATGGTCGCCCTGTTCACCTTGGCCGTGCACCGGCCGTTCCGCTACGTCGCCTGGATCGGCGGCGTCGACCTCGCCCTCGTACCGCTCTACTTCTGGTGGCGCCCGGACAACGACCTGCCGTACGCGGGATCCGTCGTGTTCGCCGTGCTGCTCGCCGTCTCCGTCATCGGCTGGGGCATGTTCGTACGCTCCAAACGGCTGCTCATGCTCAGTCTGCGGGAGCGGGCCCGCCGGGCGGAGACCGAGGCGCGGCTGCGCGCCGAGCAGGCGCAGCGGCTCGCCCGGGAAGCCATCGCCCGCGAGATGCACGACGTCCTCGCACACCGGCTCACCCTGCTCAGCGTGCACGCGGGCGCCCTGGAGTTCCGGCCTGACGCGCCGCGCGAGGAGATCGTCCGGGCCGCCGGTGTGATCCGGGAGAGCGCGCACGAGGCCCTGCAGGATCTGCGGGAGATCATCGGAGTGCTGCGGGCCGGGGAGTCCGAGGACACGGCCGGCGAGCGGCGCCAGCCGACCCTGGCCGCCCTGGAAGCCCTCGTCGCCGAGTGCCGCGAGGCCGGTATGAAGGTCGCGCTGGACCACCGCGTAGCCGATCCGGCCGCGGTCCCCGCCTCCGTCGGCCGCACGGCCTACCGCATCGCCCAGGAGGCACTGACCAACGCCCGCAAACACGCCCCCGGCGCCGAGGTCACCCTGAGCCTCACCGGCACCCCCGGTGACGGCCTCACCCTCACGGTCACCAACCCGCCGCCCACCGCCGAGCCCACGCTCGTCCCCGGCTCCGGCCAGGGCCTGATCGGCCTCACCGAACGCGCGACCCTCACCGGCGGCCGCCTGGAGCACGGCAGTACGGCCGACGGCGGGTTCGCGGTCCGGGCCTGGCTGCCGTGGGGACAGACCGGACCGACGCCGTGA
- the allB gene encoding allantoinase AllB produces the protein MSDAELVLRTTRVITPEGTRAASVAVSAGKITAVLSYDTEIPAGARLEDFGDHVLLPGLVDTHVHVNDPGRTEWEGFWTATRAAAAGGITTLIDMPLNSLPPTTTVENLRIKQQVAADKAHIDVGFWGGALPDNVKDLRPLHDAGVFGFKAFLSPSGVDEFPHLDQDQLAQSLAEIAGFGGLLIAHAEDPHHLAAAPQHGGPRYADYLASRPRDAEDAAIANLIAQAKRIGARVHVLHLSSSDALPLIRAARAEGVRVTVETCPHYLVLTAEEVPDGASEFKCCPPIREAANQDLLWEALADGTIDCVVTDHSPSTADLKTADFATAWGGISGLQLSLSAVWTEARARGYGLEDVVRWMSTRTAALVGLDASKGAIAPGRDADFAVLAPDETFTVDPAGLQHRNRVTAYAGKTLYGVVKSTWLRGERIVDGGEFTEPKGSLLARPQ, from the coding sequence GTGTCCGACGCTGAACTGGTCCTGCGCACGACGCGCGTCATCACTCCGGAAGGGACGCGGGCCGCCTCGGTCGCCGTGTCCGCCGGGAAGATCACGGCCGTCCTGTCGTACGACACGGAGATCCCGGCCGGCGCACGGCTGGAGGACTTCGGCGACCACGTCCTGCTGCCCGGCCTCGTCGACACCCACGTGCACGTCAACGACCCGGGCCGCACCGAGTGGGAGGGCTTCTGGACCGCCACCCGCGCGGCGGCGGCCGGCGGCATCACCACGCTGATCGACATGCCGCTCAACTCCCTCCCGCCGACCACCACGGTCGAGAACCTGCGGATCAAGCAGCAGGTCGCCGCCGACAAGGCGCACATCGACGTCGGCTTCTGGGGCGGCGCCCTGCCGGACAACGTCAAGGACCTGCGCCCGCTGCACGACGCCGGCGTCTTCGGCTTCAAGGCGTTCCTGTCCCCGTCCGGCGTGGACGAGTTCCCGCACCTCGACCAGGACCAGCTCGCCCAGTCCCTGGCGGAGATCGCCGGCTTCGGCGGCCTGCTGATCGCGCACGCCGAGGACCCGCACCACCTGGCCGCCGCCCCGCAGCACGGCGGCCCCAGGTACGCCGACTACCTTGCCTCCCGCCCGCGCGACGCCGAGGACGCGGCCATCGCGAACCTCATCGCGCAGGCGAAGCGGATCGGCGCGCGCGTGCACGTCCTGCACCTCTCCTCCAGTGACGCGCTGCCGCTGATCCGCGCCGCCCGCGCCGAGGGCGTCCGCGTCACCGTGGAGACCTGCCCGCACTACCTCGTCCTCACCGCCGAGGAAGTCCCGGACGGCGCCAGCGAGTTCAAGTGCTGCCCGCCCATCCGGGAGGCCGCCAACCAGGACCTGCTCTGGGAGGCGCTGGCCGACGGCACCATCGACTGTGTCGTCACCGACCACTCGCCCTCCACCGCCGACCTGAAGACCGCCGACTTCGCCACCGCCTGGGGCGGCATCTCCGGTCTCCAGCTCAGCCTCTCCGCCGTATGGACCGAGGCACGCGCGCGTGGGTACGGCCTGGAGGACGTCGTGCGCTGGATGTCCACGCGGACGGCCGCACTCGTGGGCCTGGACGCCTCCAAGGGCGCCATCGCCCCGGGCCGCGACGCCGACTTCGCCGTCCTCGCCCCCGACGAGACGTTCACCGTCGACCCGGCCGGCCTCCAGCACCGCAACCGGGTCACCGCGTACGCCGGCAAGACCCTGTACGGCGTAGTGAAGTCCACCTGGCTGCGCGGCGAACGCATCGTCGACGGCGGCGAGTTCACCGAGCCCAAGGGCTCCCTGCTCGCCCGCCCCCAGTAA
- a CDS encoding response regulator transcription factor gives MTPIRLLLVDDDPLVRAGLALMIGGAEDIEIVGEAADGAQAEELVSRTRPDVVLMDIRMPSVDGLTATGRLRARADAPQVVVLTTFHADEQVLHALRAGAAGFVLKDTPPAEIVDAVRRVAAGDPVLSPAVTRQLMRHAAGSAADARQARARDRLAVLNDREREVAVAVGRGLANAAIAADLFMSVATVKTHVSRILAKLDLDNRVQIALLAYDAGLLEDDGH, from the coding sequence ATGACGCCGATCAGACTCCTCCTCGTCGACGACGACCCGCTGGTCCGGGCCGGGCTGGCCCTGATGATCGGCGGGGCCGAGGACATCGAGATCGTCGGGGAGGCCGCGGACGGCGCCCAGGCCGAGGAACTCGTCTCGCGCACCCGGCCCGACGTCGTCCTCATGGACATCCGTATGCCGTCGGTGGACGGGCTCACCGCGACCGGGCGGCTGCGCGCACGGGCCGACGCCCCGCAGGTCGTGGTGCTCACCACCTTCCACGCCGACGAGCAGGTGCTGCACGCCCTGCGCGCGGGCGCCGCCGGATTCGTGCTGAAGGACACCCCGCCCGCCGAGATCGTCGACGCCGTACGCCGGGTCGCGGCCGGCGATCCCGTGCTGTCGCCCGCCGTCACCCGGCAGTTGATGCGGCACGCGGCCGGCAGCGCCGCCGACGCACGCCAGGCACGCGCACGTGACCGGCTCGCCGTCCTCAACGACCGCGAGCGCGAGGTCGCCGTCGCCGTCGGCCGCGGCCTCGCCAACGCCGCGATCGCCGCCGACCTGTTCATGAGCGTGGCCACCGTCAAGACCCACGTCTCCCGCATCCTCGCGAAGCTCGACCTGGACAACCGCGTACAGATCGCGCTGCTGGCGTACGACGCCGGACTCCTCGAAGACGACGGGCACTGA
- a CDS encoding AIM24 family protein: MTLQQEIVGNAMQMAVVSLQPGQTVYCEAGKFLFKTTNVTMETRLSGPSGHGGQQQSGQGGGMGGMLRQAMGTAMQVGQRMLAGESLAFQYFTSQGGEGTVGFAGVLPGEMRALELDGTRAWFAEKDAFVAAESTVDFGIAFAGGRTGMSGGEGFVLEKFTGYGTVIIAGAGNFIDLNPADFGGRIEVDTGCVVAFEEGIQYGVQRVGGLNRQGIMNAVFGGEGLSLATLEGNGRVILQSLTIESLANALKKAQGGDKQGPTGGLFSTHAG; the protein is encoded by the coding sequence GTGACCCTTCAGCAAGAGATCGTCGGCAACGCCATGCAGATGGCGGTCGTCAGCCTGCAGCCCGGCCAGACCGTGTACTGCGAGGCCGGAAAGTTCCTGTTCAAGACCACGAACGTGACCATGGAGACACGGCTGTCAGGTCCGTCGGGCCATGGCGGCCAGCAGCAGAGCGGCCAAGGCGGCGGCATGGGCGGCATGCTGCGCCAGGCGATGGGCACCGCCATGCAGGTCGGCCAGCGCATGCTCGCGGGCGAGTCGCTGGCGTTCCAGTACTTCACCTCCCAGGGCGGCGAGGGCACGGTCGGCTTCGCCGGCGTGCTGCCCGGCGAGATGCGGGCCCTGGAGCTCGACGGCACGCGCGCGTGGTTCGCCGAGAAGGACGCCTTCGTGGCGGCCGAGTCCACCGTCGACTTCGGTATCGCCTTCGCCGGCGGCCGCACCGGCATGAGCGGCGGCGAAGGCTTCGTCCTGGAGAAGTTCACCGGGTACGGCACGGTGATCATCGCCGGCGCGGGCAACTTCATCGACCTCAACCCGGCGGACTTCGGCGGCCGCATCGAGGTGGACACCGGCTGCGTGGTCGCTTTCGAGGAGGGCATCCAGTACGGCGTCCAGCGCGTCGGCGGCCTCAACCGCCAGGGGATCATGAACGCCGTGTTCGGCGGCGAGGGCCTGTCCCTGGCCACCTTGGAGGGCAACGGCCGGGTGATCCTGCAGTCCCTCACCATCGAGAGCCTCGCCAACGCCCTGAAGAAGGCCCAGGGCGGCGACAAGCAGGGCCCGACCGGCGGACTGTTCTCCACCCACGCCGGCTGA
- the alc gene encoding allantoicase: protein MITVTALHQSSLASFTGDANPYGGGDPYADYRTADFPFTQYANLADRQLGAGVIAANDEFFAQRENLLVPERAEFDPEHFGHKGKIMDGWETRRRRGVSAEHPWPAAEDHDWALVRLGAPGVIRGIVVDTAHFRGNYPQAVSVEAASVPGSPSPGELLSGDVKWTTLVPRTPVGGHAANGFSVSVEQRFTHLRVNQHPDGGIARLRVYGEVVPDPEWLAVLGTFDVVALENGGRVEDASNLFYSPATNTIQPGRSRKMDDGWETRRRRDQGNDWIRYQLVAQAQIRAVEIDTAYLKGNSAGWASVSVKDGESGEWTEILPRTRLQPDTDHRFVLPEPAVGTHARIDIFPDGGISRLRLFGSLTEQGAAGLAARHQELGG, encoded by the coding sequence CTGATCACCGTGACGGCGCTGCATCAATCGAGTCTGGCGAGCTTCACCGGCGACGCGAACCCCTACGGAGGCGGCGACCCGTACGCGGACTACCGCACCGCCGACTTCCCCTTCACCCAGTACGCCAACCTCGCCGACCGGCAGCTCGGCGCCGGTGTCATCGCCGCCAACGACGAGTTCTTCGCCCAGCGGGAGAACCTGCTGGTGCCCGAGCGGGCCGAGTTCGACCCCGAGCACTTCGGGCACAAAGGCAAGATCATGGACGGCTGGGAGACCCGCCGCCGGCGCGGTGTCTCCGCCGAGCACCCGTGGCCGGCCGCGGAGGACCACGACTGGGCGCTGGTCCGCCTCGGCGCGCCCGGGGTGATCCGCGGGATCGTCGTCGACACCGCCCACTTCCGCGGCAACTACCCGCAGGCCGTCTCCGTCGAGGCCGCCTCGGTACCGGGTTCGCCCTCGCCCGGGGAACTGCTCTCCGGCGACGTGAAGTGGACGACCCTCGTCCCGCGCACCCCGGTCGGCGGCCACGCGGCGAACGGTTTCTCCGTATCGGTCGAGCAGCGCTTCACGCATCTGCGCGTCAACCAGCACCCCGATGGCGGCATCGCCCGCCTGCGGGTGTACGGCGAGGTCGTCCCCGACCCCGAGTGGCTCGCGGTCCTCGGCACCTTCGACGTGGTCGCCCTGGAGAACGGCGGCCGGGTCGAGGACGCCTCCAACCTCTTCTACTCCCCGGCCACCAACACCATCCAGCCGGGCCGCTCCCGCAAGATGGACGACGGCTGGGAGACCCGCCGCCGCCGTGACCAGGGCAACGACTGGATCCGCTACCAGCTGGTCGCCCAGGCGCAGATCCGCGCCGTCGAGATCGACACCGCCTATCTGAAGGGCAACAGCGCGGGCTGGGCCTCGGTCTCCGTCAAGGACGGCGAGAGCGGCGAGTGGACCGAGATCCTGCCGCGCACCCGCCTCCAGCCCGACACCGACCACCGCTTCGTGCTCCCCGAGCCGGCCGTCGGCACACACGCCCGGATCGACATCTTCCCCGACGGCGGCATCTCCCGCCTGCGCCTGTTCGGCTCCCTGACGGAGCAGGGCGCGGCGGGCCTCGCCGCCCGTCACCAGGAACTGGGCGGCTGA